From Cellulomonas dongxiuzhuiae, the proteins below share one genomic window:
- a CDS encoding YceD family protein encodes MRPSHLDPRSPFVLETHELGRRPGSMRKVQRTVAAPDELGSGMIGIPAGSDLELDLRLEAVMEGVLVTGSIRGEAVGECVRCLERVVEPVDVPLQELYVYPERADVAEANGDDDEDLRELEGDLVDLEPALRDAVVPALPFRPLCRTDCPGLCSECGARLADDPDHAHETIDPRWAALGGLQGTDDEKRES; translated from the coding sequence GTGCGCCCATCCCACCTCGATCCCCGTTCGCCGTTCGTGCTCGAGACGCACGAGCTGGGCCGACGCCCGGGATCGATGCGGAAGGTGCAGCGGACGGTCGCGGCACCCGACGAGCTCGGCAGCGGCATGATCGGCATCCCTGCCGGGAGCGACCTCGAGCTGGATCTCCGGCTCGAGGCGGTCATGGAAGGGGTTCTGGTTACCGGATCGATCCGCGGCGAGGCCGTCGGGGAGTGCGTGAGGTGCCTGGAGCGGGTGGTCGAGCCTGTCGACGTCCCGCTGCAGGAGCTGTACGTGTACCCCGAGCGTGCCGACGTCGCGGAGGCGAACGGTGACGACGACGAGGACCTGCGCGAGCTGGAGGGCGACCTGGTCGACCTCGAGCCCGCGCTGCGTGACGCGGTCGTGCCCGCGCTGCCCTTCCGGCCCCTGTGCCGGACGGACTGCCCGGGACTGTGCTCGGAGTGCGGGGCGCGGCTCGCCGACGACCCGGACCATGCGCATGAGACGATCGACCCCCGGTGGGCCGCCCTCGGCGGCCTGCAGGGCACTGACGACGAGAAGAGAGAGAGCTGA
- the rpmF gene encoding 50S ribosomal protein L32, with protein sequence MAVPKRKMSRSNTRARRSQWKTTATTLTSCPQCKSQTRPHIACPTCGAYNGRRYVEAVRSEHEAV encoded by the coding sequence GTGGCGGTTCCGAAGCGCAAGATGTCGCGCAGCAACACCCGTGCGCGTCGGTCGCAGTGGAAGACCACTGCCACGACGCTCACCAGCTGCCCCCAGTGCAAGTCGCAGACGCGGCCGCACATCGCGTGCCCGACGTGCGGCGCGTACAACGGCCGTCGCTACGTCGAGGCCGTGCGCAGCGAGCACGAGGCCGTCTGA
- the bla gene encoding class A beta-lactamase has protein sequence MVVVPRTPSQSRALAVGPLLALLVTGCAVTPEVAPTTAGSPGSTPAASAPAPAPAPAPTPVPLPLGELEARYDARVGVHAVDTGTGAAVVWRDDERFAYASTIKALAAGALLDLVGVDGLGRQVPVEADDLVVFSPVTETRVGGTMTLAEVAEAAVTRSDNTAGNLLLEALGGPAALDAALAALGDDVTVVSRTEPDLNEAARGDERDTTTPRTLAEDLRAYVLGDTLGDEERAVLTAWLTGTRTGDTLVRARLPADWVVGDKSGAAGYGTRNDVAVVWPTGGAPIVVAVMSDRADRDAEHDDALVAEAASAAVAALGRG, from the coding sequence ATGGTCGTCGTGCCACGAACTCCGAGCCAGAGCCGCGCCCTCGCCGTGGGCCCGCTCCTCGCCCTCCTCGTCACCGGCTGCGCCGTCACCCCCGAGGTCGCCCCCACCACGGCGGGCAGCCCCGGCAGCACGCCGGCGGCCTCCGCGCCGGCACCCGCGCCCGCACCCGCGCCGACCCCGGTCCCGCTGCCGCTCGGCGAGCTCGAGGCGCGCTACGACGCCCGCGTGGGCGTCCACGCGGTCGACACCGGCACCGGAGCCGCGGTCGTGTGGCGCGACGACGAGCGCTTCGCGTACGCATCGACGATCAAGGCGCTCGCGGCGGGCGCGCTGCTGGACCTCGTGGGCGTCGACGGCCTCGGCCGGCAGGTGCCGGTGGAGGCGGACGACCTCGTGGTGTTCTCACCGGTCACCGAGACGCGGGTGGGCGGGACGATGACGCTCGCCGAGGTCGCCGAGGCGGCCGTCACGCGCAGCGACAACACGGCCGGGAACCTGCTCCTGGAGGCCCTCGGGGGCCCGGCCGCCCTCGACGCCGCGCTCGCGGCCCTGGGCGACGACGTCACGGTCGTCTCGCGCACGGAGCCCGACCTCAACGAGGCCGCACGTGGCGACGAGCGCGACACGACGACGCCCCGCACGCTGGCCGAGGACCTGCGTGCCTACGTCCTCGGGGACACGCTCGGCGACGAGGAACGTGCCGTGCTCACGGCGTGGCTGACCGGCACGCGGACGGGGGACACGCTCGTGCGCGCGCGGCTGCCCGCCGACTGGGTCGTCGGCGACAAGTCCGGTGCCGCCGGGTACGGCACCCGCAACGACGTGGCGGTCGTCTGGCCGACGGGCGGCGCACCGATCGTCGTCGCGGTCATGTCGGACCGCGCGGACCGGGACGCCGAGCACGACGACGCCCTGGTCGCCGAGGCGGCGTCGGCTGCCGTCGCCGCGCTGGGCCGGGGCTGA
- a CDS encoding saccharopine dehydrogenase family protein, translated as MVGTAREHDVVVLGATGFVGTLVAEHLALAAPAGARIALAGRSRDRLTRVRALLPAPARAWPLLVADTDDDASLRALAAATRVVVTTVGPYLRSGLPVVEACARAGTHYADLTGEVPFVRRAADTHGEVARATGARLVHACGYDAVPSDLAVLLLHRRVAADDAGTLGHVRLVASARGGVSGGTVASVRGVAELAVRDASVRRLLADPYALSPDRAAEPSTTQPSDAPAPGRTVDGRWVATSPMGSFNTRVVRRSNALQGWAYGRDLRYEEVAATGRGLRGAAAAVGLSVGLPLALAALMVPPTRALLDRALPAAGTGPDAATRRAGWFRMGVHAVTTTGRHYRALAAGHGDPGYAATAVMLGEAALALALDGDRLPDRAGSLTPATGIGDVLVERLRAAGHTYEAAER; from the coding sequence ATGGTCGGCACCGCACGTGAGCACGACGTCGTGGTCCTGGGTGCGACCGGGTTCGTCGGGACGCTCGTCGCCGAGCACCTCGCGCTGGCGGCACCCGCCGGGGCCCGCATCGCGCTGGCCGGCCGGTCCCGGGACAGGCTCACCCGCGTCCGCGCCCTGCTCCCGGCGCCCGCGCGGGCCTGGCCGCTCCTGGTCGCGGACACCGACGACGACGCCTCCCTGCGCGCCCTGGCCGCCGCGACCCGTGTGGTCGTCACGACCGTCGGGCCGTACCTGCGTTCGGGTCTTCCGGTCGTCGAGGCGTGCGCGCGGGCCGGGACCCACTACGCCGACCTCACCGGCGAGGTCCCCTTCGTCCGCCGCGCCGCCGACACGCACGGCGAGGTCGCCCGCGCGACGGGCGCCCGCCTGGTCCACGCGTGCGGGTACGACGCCGTCCCGTCGGACCTGGCCGTGCTCCTGCTGCACCGCCGGGTCGCGGCCGACGACGCCGGCACCCTGGGGCACGTCCGCCTCGTCGCGAGCGCGCGCGGGGGCGTGAGCGGCGGGACCGTCGCGTCCGTGCGCGGCGTCGCCGAGCTCGCGGTGCGGGACGCGTCCGTCCGCCGGCTGCTCGCCGACCCGTACGCGCTGAGCCCGGACCGTGCCGCCGAGCCGAGCACGACCCAGCCGAGCGACGCACCAGCGCCCGGGCGGACCGTCGACGGGCGCTGGGTCGCCACGTCGCCCATGGGGTCGTTCAACACCCGCGTGGTGCGGCGGTCGAACGCCCTGCAGGGCTGGGCGTACGGGCGCGACCTGCGGTACGAGGAGGTCGCCGCGACGGGCCGCGGCCTGCGGGGCGCCGCGGCCGCCGTGGGGCTGAGCGTCGGCCTGCCGCTCGCGCTCGCCGCGCTCATGGTGCCCCCGACGCGTGCGCTCCTCGACCGCGCGCTGCCCGCCGCCGGCACCGGCCCGGACGCCGCGACGCGCCGCGCCGGCTGGTTCCGGATGGGCGTCCACGCCGTCACGACGACGGGTCGGCACTACCGCGCGCTCGCGGCCGGTCACGGCGACCCCGGCTACGCCGCGACGGCCGTCATGCTCGGCGAGGCGGCGCTCGCCCTGGCGCTGGACGGCGACCGCCTCCCCGACCGCGCCGGCTCCCTCACCCCCGCGACCGGCATCGGCGACGTGCTCGTCGAGCGGCTCCGGGCGGCGGGGCACACCTACGAGGCGGCCGAACGCTGA
- a CDS encoding GNAT family N-acetyltransferase produces MTRIRPGTSADVPALRTVCALAYDENPLMRWVLPQAPTRADACAAWLGPSLERYLAAGRVDVLLVDEQVVAVAAWRPPGAEAAGAVAATLPSPAGALRALVGAARATHVLAALGGTAQLAPAEPGAYLNYLAVHPEHQSRGLGSRLLRHGLDALRGEPGTPWLATTDPRNVPFYERHGFSPAGTRTLGDDGPVLTVLHAPGPGCAPPPAPSA; encoded by the coding sequence GTGACGAGGATCCGTCCGGGGACGTCCGCGGACGTCCCCGCCCTGCGCACGGTGTGCGCGCTCGCCTACGACGAGAACCCGCTCATGCGCTGGGTGCTGCCGCAGGCACCGACCCGGGCCGACGCGTGCGCGGCCTGGCTGGGGCCGTCGCTCGAGCGCTACCTGGCGGCGGGACGGGTCGACGTGCTGCTCGTCGACGAGCAGGTGGTCGCGGTCGCGGCGTGGCGTCCGCCGGGCGCGGAGGCGGCGGGCGCGGTCGCCGCGACCCTGCCGTCGCCCGCCGGCGCGCTGCGCGCGCTCGTCGGTGCGGCGCGGGCCACGCACGTGCTCGCTGCCCTCGGTGGCACGGCGCAGCTCGCCCCCGCGGAGCCGGGCGCCTACCTCAACTACCTCGCCGTGCACCCGGAGCACCAGTCGCGTGGGCTCGGGAGCCGGCTGCTCCGGCACGGGCTCGACGCCCTGCGCGGCGAGCCCGGCACACCGTGGCTCGCGACGACCGACCCCCGCAACGTCCCGTTCTACGAGCGGCACGGGTTCTCGCCCGCGGGGACGCGGACGCTGGGCGACGACGGGCCCGTGCTCACGGTCCTGCACGCCCCCGGCCCCGGTTGCGCTCCCCCGCCCGCACCGTCAGCCTGA
- the coaD gene encoding pantetheine-phosphate adenylyltransferase: MSTAVCPGSFDPITLGHVDVVRRASSMFDEVVVAVAHNASKRSLLPPDERVRLAVDALSGMAGVRVVATDGLLVDLVRDVGARAVVKGLRSGADLDAELAMALMNRHLSGVETVFVLGDPGRAHIASSLVKDVARHGGPIDDMVTPAVAAAVRRALAPNPGVGGEDGR, from the coding sequence GTGAGCACCGCTGTCTGCCCCGGGTCGTTCGACCCGATCACGCTCGGCCACGTGGACGTCGTCCGGCGTGCGTCGTCGATGTTCGACGAGGTCGTGGTGGCCGTGGCGCACAACGCGTCGAAGCGGTCGCTGCTCCCCCCGGACGAACGGGTGCGGCTCGCGGTCGACGCCCTGAGCGGGATGGCGGGCGTGCGGGTCGTGGCGACCGACGGGCTGCTGGTCGACCTGGTGCGCGACGTCGGTGCGCGTGCGGTCGTCAAGGGCCTGCGCAGCGGTGCGGACCTCGACGCGGAGCTCGCGATGGCACTCATGAACCGCCACCTGTCCGGGGTGGAGACCGTGTTCGTCCTGGGAGACCCGGGGCGTGCGCACATCGCGTCGTCCCTGGTGAAGGACGTGGCACGGCACGGCGGACCGATCGACGACATGGTGACGCCCGCGGTGGCGGCGGCAGTGCGACGCGCACTGGCACCGAACCCGGGCGTCGGGGGAGAGGACGGACGATGA
- the rnc gene encoding ribonuclease III translates to MSAAAQSLLEKLGVHLDPELLVLALTHRSFAHEAGGIPTNERLEFLGDTVLGLVVTEHLYRAHPANSEGDLAKMRAATVSQRALAQVARTLDLGSYVLLGKGELATGGKDKDSILSDTLEAIFGAVYLSHGLEPARVLVDRLVRPTLTAAADLGAGLDWKTSLQELSAVLGLGAPYYEVTGEGPDHARTFTAHAVVGGEVRGSGTGPAKKVAEQEAASAAWAALNALREATGDEVPATDLD, encoded by the coding sequence GTGAGCGCGGCAGCGCAGTCGCTCCTCGAGAAGCTCGGGGTCCACCTGGACCCCGAGCTTCTCGTGCTGGCTCTCACGCACCGTTCGTTCGCCCACGAGGCCGGTGGCATCCCCACCAACGAGCGTCTCGAGTTCCTCGGCGACACCGTCCTGGGGCTCGTCGTGACCGAGCACCTCTACCGGGCGCACCCTGCGAACTCCGAGGGCGACCTCGCCAAGATGCGTGCCGCCACCGTGTCGCAGCGCGCTCTGGCGCAGGTCGCCCGGACGCTGGACCTCGGCAGCTACGTGCTGCTCGGCAAGGGTGAGCTCGCCACCGGCGGCAAGGACAAGGACTCGATCCTGTCCGACACGCTCGAGGCGATCTTCGGTGCGGTGTACCTCTCGCACGGCCTCGAGCCGGCGCGGGTGCTCGTCGACCGGCTCGTCCGGCCGACCCTCACCGCCGCTGCGGACCTCGGGGCGGGGCTCGACTGGAAGACCTCGTTGCAGGAGCTGTCCGCCGTGCTCGGCCTCGGAGCGCCGTACTACGAGGTGACCGGCGAGGGGCCCGACCACGCCCGCACGTTCACCGCGCACGCCGTCGTCGGTGGCGAGGTGCGCGGGTCCGGCACGGGCCCGGCCAAGAAGGTCGCCGAGCAGGAGGCCGCGTCCGCCGCCTGGGCCGCCCTCAACGCGCTGCGCGAGGCCACGGGGGACGAGGTCCCCGCCACCGACCTGGACTGA
- a CDS encoding alpha/beta fold hydrolase, translated as MTVLDRHHVRVSGSPGAQPIVFVHGFGCDQNMWRHVAPTFQDAFTVVTFDHVGAGASDLSAYDPVRHGSLQGYADDVLEILRELDLRDVVLVGHSVSATIGVLAAVAEPERFDKLVLVGPSPRYTDDDGYTGGFTEADITELLDSLDSNYLGWSSAMAPVIMGNPDRPELGAELTASFCRTDPDIARRFARVTFLSDNRADLPRVTVPTLVLQCTDDVIAPVAVGQYVSDAIPGARLALLDATGHCPQLSAPAATTAAIAEFVR; from the coding sequence GTGACCGTGCTCGACCGCCACCACGTCCGGGTCTCGGGGTCTCCCGGTGCGCAGCCGATCGTGTTCGTCCACGGGTTCGGGTGCGACCAGAACATGTGGCGTCACGTCGCCCCGACGTTCCAGGACGCGTTCACGGTCGTGACCTTCGACCACGTCGGCGCCGGCGCGTCCGACCTGTCGGCGTACGACCCCGTGCGGCACGGCTCGCTGCAGGGCTACGCCGACGACGTCCTGGAGATCCTGCGCGAGCTCGACCTGCGTGACGTCGTCCTCGTCGGGCACTCGGTGTCGGCCACGATCGGCGTCCTGGCGGCGGTCGCCGAGCCCGAGCGCTTCGACAAGCTCGTGCTCGTGGGCCCCTCCCCCCGGTACACCGACGACGACGGCTACACCGGCGGCTTCACCGAGGCCGACATCACCGAGCTGCTCGACTCCCTCGACAGCAACTACCTCGGCTGGTCCAGTGCGATGGCGCCGGTGATCATGGGCAACCCCGACCGCCCCGAGCTGGGTGCCGAGCTGACCGCGAGCTTCTGCCGCACGGACCCCGACATCGCGCGCCGGTTCGCCCGCGTCACGTTCCTGTCGGACAACCGCGCCGACCTGCCGCGCGTCACCGTCCCGACGCTCGTGCTGCAGTGCACGGACGACGTCATCGCCCCCGTGGCGGTCGGGCAGTACGTGAGCGACGCCATCCCCGGCGCCCGGCTCGCCCTGCTCGACGCGACCGGCCACTGCCCCCAGCTGAGCGCACCCGCGGCGACGACCGCCGCGATCGCCGAGTTCGTGCGCTGA